In Candidatus Kryptoniota bacterium, the sequence TATGCTCTTTTACACCGCTGCCCTCATCGTTTTTCTCGCGGCTCTGTGCGTCGGGATCGGGCTCGCGTTTTTTGGAAGCGGTGACATGATCAGATTCCAGACCGGAATCCCGCACGTCGTCATCCTACAGGAACATCTCGCGGTGTCGAGGACAATGCTCGCTTTCCTGTCGGCGATCCTCTCGATGTCCGTAGTTGGATCTCTTGCATTCCTGTTTTCGACACTCGTCGACAACTCGATCGGCCCGATTATCGGCTCGATGGCGATAGTGGTGGTCTTCTTTGTGCTGGGCAACCTTCCGTTTGATTTTGTCGATGCCATCAAGCCGTACCTGTTCACAACCTACATGAATATCTGGCAGCTGTTTCTCGATGATCCAATTAACTGGGGCGAGATATCAAAATACACGCTGGCTCTTCTCGGTCACGACGTTTTATTTTTCGGCGTCGCGTATTTGGTTTTCGTCAGAAAGGATATAAAAAGTTGACAAATTTCCTGCTCGCGGCAGTAAGTCTCCTTTTTATTTTGAATCCGGCTCAAAAGGAAGACGGGGTCCAATATCTGAAAAATGCGCTTTCCAAATTCGCGGGGATTGAAGATTACGTAGTCAATGTGAAAGTCCACATGGACATTCCTGACGTAAAATCCCCCGACATGGAAGGCACTGTTTACTACAAGGAGCCGGACAAATATAAAATGGAATCGAAAGGATTGTTCTTTCTCCCAAAAGAAGTGGGAGTATTTAATCCAAAGAAATTCGATCCGGATGCGTTTGACGTAAAGTTCGTGGACACAACGGAAGTCGATGGAGTTCCCGCCGTTCGAGTCTCGTTGAGTCCGAAGAAGGATGAGAGCGGGATGAGGGAAGTGATCCTTACGATCGATGAACGGGATTGGCTCATCCGGGAAATCGCGAGCGTGCCGTACCCGGGAAGACAAGCGAGTGCGAAAATCACATACGACAGGTTCGGGAATTTTCAACTTCCTGTTCGAATCGATGTGAACCTCGATATCGATAAGGGTAATATGCCGATGGGGAGATTCGGCGGCGAGCAGGCGGTAAGGAGAGGATTGAAGGGGAACGTCGAAATTTATTATTCGAATTATAAGATCAATTCCGGATTGAGCGACTCAATATTCAAAACGGAAGAGTGACTAGGTAGAAATCGTGAGGGGTTCAAACTTTTGAAAGGCTTCATTTTGACGTCCCGAAAGGACTAGAAAGGCCCGTTTGCGTTTGAAGCCTGCGCGCCCTATTTTCGGTTGTTGAGTGTTAGCAAACAATAAGAAGTGAGGCCGAGCATGAAAAGTCGTGTTATAACCTTCTCCATTATGGTTGCAGCTGTCAGTTTCGCAATTGGACTGGTCGGCAAACTGACCGGGCACCATTTCTTTGTTTCAAATTCCACCTGGCATGAGTTTGCGCAAACCGTCCTGCTCTTCGCGATTGCGTGGGGAGTCGGTGAGCTGGCTTTTGCCAGAAGGGACTAAGACGGTCGGGCAACTTTGCCCGACTTAGCCGGCAGCACGGATATTTTCCTCGTCCGTGGCAATCAGCAACGGATATGACCGCCATGACGAGAACCCAATCCCACTCGACTCGTCGAATCCAGCACCACGAAGCGAGTTTCTTGATAAACTTTCACACCTCAAGTATATTTTAAACGCAATCAAGAGAGAGGAAGAATTGAAATTCGGAAACCTTCCGGGTGCTTGTCGTTGCGGGGGGAGACTTGAGCTACGAGCCTGCGGATCTTTCTTTTCATGTTGTGCATACCCCTGTGAGGCAATAGACCTGATCGGATCGAAATGAGCAAGGGCCAGTCGATAACGCCGCTCATGGTCCA encodes:
- a CDS encoding ABC transporter permease subunit; this encodes MSLFGIELFKTFRRWRTYIGFAAVAGAVILLEVILKLNQAKMAHGFAGELNGDFMVSGNILNVWVITALIMNSLYVHVPFLITLVAGDMVSSEYTSGTIRFLLIRPPSRSKIIFTKYLAMLFYTAALIVFLAALCVGIGLAFFGSGDMIRFQTGIPHVVILQEHLAVSRTMLAFLSAILSMSVVGSLAFLFSTLVDNSIGPIIGSMAIVVVFFVLGNLPFDFVDAIKPYLFTTYMNIWQLFLDDPINWGEISKYTLALLGHDVLFFGVAYLVFVRKDIKS